Proteins found in one Desulfovermiculus halophilus DSM 18834 genomic segment:
- the qmoC gene encoding quinone-interacting membrane-bound oxidoreductase complex subunit QmoC: MSEVLRIQPDLEFVKELQAAGGQDLKKCYQCATCSVVCPLSPMDSSFPRKEMIWAQWGLKDKLVNDMDMWLCHKCGQCTEMCPRGAKPGELMAALRNMAYRNLVGPSFLGKWMSSARHLPKLIAIPAIIYLIVWIITGSIQGSAFPVNEHGEIVYGMIFPGDFTIDPIFGLAAVFVLYSFYAGIRNLFSAFASQPKTFVVGYRPPKNMWVSLWRVIKDEVVTHKKWKDCGDTESDQVKFKGHLVLFYAFVALFIVTSVVALTHWGGKILPLLHMEYPMPLWNPVKILGNLGAIAMVVGLVYLTRRRLTDTDKDSSSYYDWYLIGVLWAVAISGILSEVFRLLGVPGLAYPVYYIHLISVFMLIAYLPWSKLGHLVYRVAALTYARRIGRISTEVESGQNKLLVL, translated from the coding sequence ATGTCCGAGGTGCTGCGCATCCAACCCGATCTCGAGTTCGTGAAAGAGCTCCAAGCTGCAGGTGGACAGGACCTGAAGAAGTGCTATCAGTGTGCCACGTGCAGTGTGGTCTGCCCTTTGTCGCCCATGGACAGCTCCTTCCCGCGCAAGGAAATGATCTGGGCCCAGTGGGGACTGAAAGACAAGCTGGTCAACGACATGGATATGTGGCTGTGCCACAAGTGCGGACAATGCACTGAGATGTGTCCGCGGGGAGCCAAACCCGGAGAGCTGATGGCCGCCCTGCGCAACATGGCCTACCGTAATCTGGTCGGGCCGTCGTTTTTGGGCAAATGGATGAGCTCAGCCCGCCATCTGCCCAAGCTGATCGCCATCCCAGCCATCATCTATCTCATCGTCTGGATCATCACCGGAAGCATTCAGGGCAGTGCGTTTCCGGTCAATGAACACGGGGAGATCGTCTATGGGATGATATTTCCCGGAGACTTCACCATTGATCCCATCTTCGGCCTGGCAGCAGTCTTTGTCTTGTACAGCTTCTATGCCGGAATCAGAAACCTGTTCTCGGCCTTTGCCTCCCAGCCCAAGACCTTTGTTGTGGGCTACAGGCCGCCCAAGAACATGTGGGTCAGCCTGTGGCGGGTGATCAAGGATGAAGTCGTGACCCACAAGAAATGGAAGGACTGCGGGGATACTGAGTCCGACCAGGTCAAGTTCAAGGGTCATCTGGTCCTCTTCTATGCCTTTGTCGCCCTGTTCATTGTCACCAGTGTGGTGGCCCTGACCCACTGGGGAGGCAAGATATTGCCCCTGCTGCACATGGAGTATCCCATGCCCCTGTGGAATCCGGTCAAGATCCTGGGCAATCTTGGAGCCATTGCCATGGTCGTCGGCCTAGTCTACCTCACCCGCCGGCGGCTGACGGATACGGACAAGGACAGCTCTTCCTATTATGATTGGTATCTGATCGGCGTCCTCTGGGCCGTTGCCATCAGCGGGATCTTGAGCGAAGTATTCCGGCTACTCGGGGTGCCTGGTCTGGCCTACCCCGTCTATTATATCCACCTCATCTCGGTCTTCATGCTTATCGCCTATCTGCCGTGGTCCAAGCTCGGACATCTGGTCTACAGGGTGGCAGCCTTGACCTATGCTCGGCGGATAGGTCGGATCTCCACTGAAGTCGAGAGCGGTCAGAACAAACTTTTGGTCTTATAA
- a CDS encoding hydrogenase iron-sulfur subunit encodes MAEKIGVYFDKANIGPLLDCEALAEKVKNKWGNGVPVVKVEPFLASQEGHKAIKSDIDAGEIDGVCICGSSPRVDFEFFDFGPSIPVDRVNLREQVVWAYKNPDGSRPDPSQGTPELLMDMAVDYVNMGVSKLQKTDVPEPEVLETTKTILVLGGGWTGLNAALSSAQAGYDVVLVEKEKQLGGYAAKMYKTFPLSYPFTRAQDTGIEAKIEAVQNHDRITVYTDTTLEELSGQPGQYTATLKSGKKETQEQVGSMVVATGWQAQDTKYLKPLGYGSSPNVVTAMELEEMAKNGSITRPSDGKTPQRVVFVLAYSTLLQNIAREEEEEKKRLEEEKAAQAEQSGEEPVIEEVFVKTENYKHMNYTSEITSLTALKQAGYIREFLPKSAAYIIYEHMMIPGINELYYKAAQDDPGIMLTKGEVSSIQPGSNDNLMVRAEHTLLGESIEIEADLVVVPTGLVPTTALDPVIQLAYRQGQAFPDLDLFDGFADSNYICFPYETRRTGVYTAGAVHQPMTLSKSIVDAQGAALKAIQCLESVNRGMAVHPRSGDLTYPKFNFVRCTQCKRCTEECPFGALDDDEKGTPKPNTARCRRCGTCMGACPERVISFDNYSVGQIGSMITQIKVPDEMDEGGPRILVLACENDAYPALDMAAQQGHTWSPYVRIIPVRCLGSVNTIWIADAMGKGNDGCLLLGCKYGDDYQCHFMKGSELCNRRMTNIGETLDRLGVELERVRQEEVAIDDYHRVPKLIDSFVDEIFKLGPNPFKGY; translated from the coding sequence ATGGCCGAGAAAATCGGTGTCTACTTTGATAAGGCGAATATCGGTCCGCTTTTGGACTGTGAGGCCCTGGCGGAGAAGGTCAAGAACAAATGGGGCAACGGGGTTCCCGTGGTCAAGGTGGAGCCCTTTCTGGCCAGCCAGGAGGGACACAAGGCGATCAAGTCGGACATAGATGCCGGAGAGATCGATGGAGTCTGCATTTGCGGCTCCTCCCCCCGGGTCGATTTCGAGTTCTTTGATTTCGGGCCGTCCATCCCGGTTGACCGGGTCAATCTGCGGGAGCAGGTGGTCTGGGCCTACAAGAATCCTGACGGCAGCCGTCCGGACCCGAGCCAGGGGACCCCGGAGCTGCTCATGGATATGGCAGTGGACTATGTGAACATGGGCGTGTCCAAGCTGCAAAAGACCGATGTCCCGGAGCCGGAGGTCCTGGAAACCACCAAGACCATCCTGGTCCTGGGCGGAGGCTGGACCGGCCTGAATGCCGCCTTGAGCTCGGCCCAGGCCGGCTACGATGTCGTTCTGGTCGAAAAGGAGAAGCAGCTCGGCGGCTACGCAGCCAAGATGTACAAGACCTTCCCCCTGTCCTATCCCTTTACCCGGGCCCAGGATACGGGAATCGAGGCCAAGATCGAGGCGGTCCAGAATCACGACAGGATCACGGTGTACACAGACACCACCCTTGAGGAACTGAGCGGACAGCCCGGGCAGTACACCGCCACCCTGAAAAGCGGGAAGAAGGAGACCCAGGAGCAGGTCGGGTCCATGGTCGTGGCCACCGGGTGGCAGGCCCAGGACACCAAGTACCTCAAGCCCCTGGGCTATGGATCGAGCCCCAATGTGGTTACGGCCATGGAACTGGAAGAAATGGCCAAGAACGGATCCATAACCCGGCCCAGCGACGGCAAGACCCCGCAACGGGTGGTCTTTGTTCTGGCCTACAGCACATTGCTCCAGAATATCGCCCGTGAAGAGGAAGAAGAGAAAAAACGCCTGGAGGAGGAAAAGGCTGCCCAGGCCGAGCAGAGCGGTGAAGAGCCGGTCATTGAAGAGGTCTTTGTCAAGACCGAAAACTACAAGCACATGAACTACACCTCGGAGATAACTTCCCTGACCGCACTGAAGCAGGCCGGATATATCCGGGAGTTCCTGCCCAAATCCGCGGCCTATATCATCTATGAGCACATGATGATCCCAGGGATCAACGAGCTGTACTACAAGGCCGCCCAGGATGATCCCGGAATCATGCTGACCAAGGGCGAGGTGAGCTCCATCCAGCCCGGAAGCAACGACAACCTCATGGTCCGGGCCGAGCATACCCTGCTGGGCGAGAGCATAGAAATCGAGGCCGATCTGGTGGTGGTGCCCACCGGCCTGGTCCCGACAACCGCCCTGGATCCGGTCATTCAGCTCGCCTACCGCCAGGGGCAGGCCTTTCCCGACCTGGATCTCTTCGACGGGTTTGCCGATTCCAACTACATCTGCTTTCCCTATGAGACCAGGCGGACCGGAGTCTATACCGCAGGTGCCGTGCACCAGCCGATGACCCTGTCCAAGTCCATAGTCGACGCTCAAGGCGCGGCCCTCAAGGCCATTCAATGCCTGGAGTCCGTGAATCGGGGCATGGCCGTGCATCCCCGGTCCGGCGACCTGACCTACCCCAAATTCAATTTTGTCCGTTGCACCCAATGCAAGCGGTGCACTGAAGAATGCCCCTTCGGGGCCCTGGATGATGACGAGAAGGGAACCCCCAAACCGAACACTGCCCGTTGCCGGCGGTGCGGAACATGTATGGGCGCCTGCCCGGAACGGGTCATTTCCTTCGACAACTACAGCGTCGGCCAGATCGGGTCCATGATCACCCAGATCAAGGTCCCGGACGAAATGGATGAGGGAGGCCCTCGAATCCTGGTCCTGGCATGCGAAAACGACGCCTACCCGGCCCTGGACATGGCTGCTCAGCAGGGCCATACCTGGAGCCCGTATGTTCGGATCATCCCGGTTCGTTGCCTGGGATCGGTGAACACCATCTGGATTGCCGACGCTATGGGCAAGGGCAATGACGGATGCCTGCTCTTGGGCTGTAAATACGGCGACGACTATCAGTGCCACTTCATGAAGGGATCCGAGCTGTGCAATCGACGAATGACCAACATCGGCGAGACGCTTGACCGCCTGGGCGTGGAGCTGGAACGGGTCCGGCAGGAGGAAGTGGCCATTGACGACTACCACCGGGTCCCCAAACTCATTGACTCCTTTGTGGACGAGATTTTCAAACTGGGACCGAACCCATTTAAGGGATACTAG
- a CDS encoding CoB--CoM heterodisulfide reductase iron-sulfur subunit A family protein: protein MSQSILVIGGGFSGITAALEAAEVGHEVYLVEKSPFLGGRVMQLNKYFPKLCPPSCGLEIQFQRIKKNPKVKCFTLAEVVSVSGQAGNYEVSVRIKPRYTAPSSANLQALADSLSQNIPNQFEFGLSTRKALYMDVPFAYPQRYVLDPEHIDEEDRQKLSENDFIDLNEQDKSITLNVGSIIIATGWKPYDVTKLTNLGAGEIQNCINNMQMERLAAPSGPTQGQILRPSDGRPPRKVAFVQCAGSRDENHLSFCSYICCMASLKQAKYLRDQYPDAEATIFYIDLRTPGRYDNFAQDVLSDPLVKTVKGKVAEVEEDITDGSVWVTAEDALTGNKMQECFDLVVLATGMQPSLAGQPLPLNAEVDEEGFVFSAESNGIFAAGCAAEPLDVMKSAQSATSAAMKAIQTVRGR from the coding sequence ATGTCACAAAGCATACTCGTCATTGGGGGGGGCTTTAGCGGGATTACAGCCGCCCTGGAAGCCGCCGAGGTCGGCCATGAGGTCTATCTCGTGGAAAAAAGTCCTTTTCTGGGCGGCAGGGTGATGCAGCTCAACAAGTATTTCCCCAAGCTCTGTCCGCCTTCCTGCGGGCTGGAAATCCAATTCCAGCGGATAAAAAAGAATCCCAAGGTCAAATGCTTCACACTGGCTGAAGTGGTCTCGGTCAGCGGACAGGCCGGCAACTACGAGGTCTCGGTTCGGATCAAGCCCAGATATACTGCGCCCAGCAGCGCGAACCTGCAGGCCCTGGCCGACAGCCTGAGCCAGAACATCCCCAACCAGTTCGAGTTCGGCTTGAGCACGCGGAAGGCCTTGTATATGGACGTCCCCTTTGCCTATCCTCAGCGCTATGTTCTCGATCCCGAGCACATTGACGAGGAGGACAGACAAAAGCTGTCCGAAAACGATTTCATAGATCTCAATGAGCAGGACAAGAGCATCACCTTAAACGTGGGCAGCATCATCATCGCCACGGGCTGGAAGCCCTACGATGTGACCAAGCTGACCAATCTGGGGGCCGGAGAGATCCAGAACTGCATCAACAACATGCAGATGGAACGGCTGGCCGCTCCCTCCGGACCGACTCAGGGCCAGATTCTTCGCCCCTCTGACGGACGGCCTCCGCGCAAGGTGGCCTTTGTCCAGTGCGCGGGATCCAGGGACGAGAACCACCTCTCATTTTGTTCCTATATCTGCTGTATGGCATCGCTCAAGCAGGCCAAGTATCTCCGCGATCAGTATCCGGATGCGGAAGCGACCATTTTCTATATCGATCTGCGCACCCCCGGACGGTACGACAACTTCGCGCAAGACGTACTGAGCGATCCTTTGGTCAAAACTGTCAAAGGCAAGGTGGCCGAGGTTGAAGAGGACATTACGGACGGATCGGTATGGGTGACCGCAGAAGACGCACTGACCGGGAACAAGATGCAGGAGTGCTTCGACCTGGTGGTTCTGGCCACCGGCATGCAGCCCAGCCTTGCCGGACAACCCCTGCCTCTGAATGCTGAGGTGGATGAGGAAGGCTTTGTGTTCAGCGCTGAATCCAACGGCATCTTTGCTGCCGGGTGCGCGGCTGAGCCCCTGGATGTCATGAAGTCGGCCCAGTCTGCGACCAGCGCGGCGATGAAAGCCATTCAAACGGTGAGAGGGAGGTAA
- the aprA gene encoding adenylyl-sulfate reductase subunit alpha: MPQLPTKDATKGLPLAEPEVVEIETDALIVGGGMGSCGAAVEAVRWGDKNGVKVLLVDKAALERSGAVAPGLSAINTYLGNNEPDDYVRMVRTDLMGIVREDLIFDLGRHVDDSVHLFEEWGLPIWVKKDGKNYDGAKAKEEGLKVREGAEVVRSGRWQCMINGESYKVIVAEAAKNALGEERYLERIFVVKLLLDANEPNRVAGAVGFSVRENKVYIFKAKGMIVACGGAVNVYRPRSVGEGMGRAWYPVWNAGSTYAMCAQVGAEMTMMENRFVPARFKDGYGPVGAWFLLFKAKATNSKGEDYTQTNASMLKPYQDRGYATGAVIPTCLRNHMMMREIRDGRGPIFMDTATALQTTFKELSKAEQKHLESEAWEDFLDMCPGQANLWAAMNVKPEEKGSEIMPTEPYLLGSHSGCCGIWVSGPNEDWVPDDYKIKADNGKVYNRMTTVNGLFTCADGVGASGHKFSSGSHAEGRIAGKQLVRWCVDHKDYKPALKQSSDDLKKEIYQPWYTYLEAKDESTDPTVNPKYITARNFMQRLIKHTDEYGGGCSTMYNTSEAMLQAGFHLLDMLEEDSKKLGARDLHELLRCWEQFHRLWTVRLHMQHIEFRKESRYPGFYYRTDFMGIDDSKWRCFVNSKYDPEKGETNLFKRPYIQVIPDPMSP; the protein is encoded by the coding sequence ATGCCTCAACTTCCAACGAAAGATGCAACCAAAGGTCTGCCTTTGGCTGAACCGGAAGTCGTCGAGATCGAAACCGACGCCTTGATCGTCGGTGGTGGTATGGGTTCCTGCGGCGCGGCTGTGGAAGCCGTCCGCTGGGGAGACAAGAACGGAGTCAAGGTCCTGCTGGTGGACAAGGCGGCCCTGGAACGTTCCGGCGCTGTCGCTCCGGGCCTGTCCGCCATCAACACCTACCTGGGCAACAATGAGCCGGATGACTATGTCCGCATGGTCCGCACCGACCTGATGGGCATTGTCCGGGAAGACCTGATCTTCGACCTGGGCCGGCACGTGGATGATTCCGTGCACCTGTTTGAAGAATGGGGCCTGCCCATCTGGGTCAAAAAGGACGGCAAGAACTACGACGGCGCCAAGGCCAAGGAAGAAGGTCTCAAGGTCCGGGAAGGGGCCGAGGTTGTCCGCTCCGGCCGCTGGCAGTGCATGATCAACGGTGAATCCTACAAGGTCATCGTGGCTGAAGCCGCCAAGAACGCCCTGGGCGAAGAGCGCTACCTGGAACGCATTTTCGTGGTCAAGCTGCTCCTGGACGCCAATGAGCCCAACCGGGTGGCCGGCGCGGTCGGCTTTTCCGTGCGCGAGAACAAAGTCTATATCTTCAAGGCCAAGGGCATGATCGTGGCCTGCGGCGGAGCAGTCAACGTCTACCGCCCCCGCTCCGTGGGCGAAGGAATGGGCCGGGCCTGGTATCCGGTCTGGAACGCGGGTTCCACCTATGCCATGTGCGCACAGGTCGGCGCGGAAATGACCATGATGGAAAACCGCTTCGTCCCCGCCCGGTTCAAGGACGGGTACGGACCGGTCGGCGCTTGGTTCCTGCTGTTTAAGGCCAAGGCGACAAACTCCAAGGGCGAAGACTACACCCAGACCAATGCGTCCATGCTCAAGCCCTACCAGGACCGGGGATACGCCACCGGCGCGGTCATTCCCACCTGCCTGCGCAACCATATGATGATGCGCGAGATCCGGGACGGACGCGGCCCGATCTTCATGGACACGGCCACCGCCCTGCAGACCACCTTCAAGGAACTGTCCAAGGCCGAGCAGAAGCATCTGGAATCTGAAGCCTGGGAAGACTTCCTGGATATGTGCCCCGGCCAGGCCAACCTGTGGGCGGCCATGAACGTCAAGCCCGAAGAAAAGGGCTCCGAGATCATGCCCACCGAGCCGTATCTCTTGGGCTCTCACTCCGGCTGCTGCGGCATCTGGGTCTCCGGACCGAACGAAGACTGGGTCCCGGACGACTACAAGATCAAGGCCGACAACGGCAAGGTCTACAACCGGATGACCACGGTCAACGGCCTGTTCACCTGCGCTGACGGCGTGGGCGCTTCCGGGCACAAGTTTTCCTCCGGATCCCATGCCGAAGGCCGGATCGCCGGCAAGCAGCTCGTCCGCTGGTGCGTGGACCACAAGGACTACAAGCCGGCCCTGAAGCAGAGCAGCGACGATCTGAAGAAGGAAATCTATCAGCCCTGGTACACCTACCTGGAAGCCAAGGACGAGTCCACGGATCCCACCGTGAACCCCAAGTACATCACTGCCAGGAACTTCATGCAGCGGCTGATCAAGCACACCGACGAATACGGCGGCGGGTGCTCCACCATGTACAACACCTCCGAGGCCATGCTCCAGGCCGGCTTCCACCTCCTGGACATGCTGGAGGAAGACTCCAAGAAGCTGGGCGCCAGGGACCTGCACGAACTCCTGCGCTGCTGGGAGCAGTTCCATCGCCTGTGGACTGTCCGCCTGCACATGCAGCACATTGAGTTCCGCAAGGAAAGCCGCTACCCCGGCTTCTACTACCGCACAGACTTCATGGGCATCGACGACTCCAAGTGGAGATGCTTCGTCAACTCCAAGTATGATCCGGAAAAGGGCGAGACCAACCTGTTCAAGCGCCCCTACATCCAGGTCATTCCTGATCCCATGAGCCCGTAG
- the aprB gene encoding adenylyl-sulfate reductase subunit beta has protein sequence MPSYVNPEKCDGCKGGEKTACMYVCPHDLMILDEKEMKAYNQEPYECWECYSCIKICPQGAITARPYADFAPMGGTSIPLRSAEDIMWTIQFRSGEVKRFKFPIRTTPEGSIDPFGGKPEPGDLEDNLFYTETELKQPKEVLNKKFECSDMDSTQCWLDTQCSGGNR, from the coding sequence ATGCCAAGTTATGTGAACCCTGAAAAATGCGACGGATGCAAAGGCGGAGAAAAAACTGCATGCATGTACGTCTGCCCTCACGATCTGATGATCCTGGATGAAAAAGAGATGAAGGCCTACAATCAGGAACCCTACGAATGCTGGGAATGCTACTCCTGCATCAAGATCTGCCCTCAGGGCGCGATCACTGCCCGTCCCTATGCCGACTTTGCGCCCATGGGCGGCACCAGCATCCCGCTGCGCAGTGCTGAAGACATCATGTGGACCATTCAGTTCCGCAGCGGCGAAGTCAAGCGCTTCAAGTTCCCCATCCGGACCACTCCGGAGGGTTCCATCGACCCCTTCGGCGGCAAGCCCGAACCCGGTGACCTCGAAGACAACCTGTTCTACACCGAGACTGAGCTGAAGCAGCCCAAGGAAGTCCTGAACAAGAAGTTCGAATGCTCGGACATGGACAGCACCCAGTGCTGGCTGGACACCCAGTGTTCCGGCGGCAACCGGTAG
- a CDS encoding DUF6955 family protein: protein MSAAKNPIYVWVNEERYDQLQKAGLAHHTEERLAGLKVLVVYATDEEAKVLVDKYGAKHDTSTTGSIELLPAKVKNKLFDKVVEKQSLEVVTDALKELQ, encoded by the coding sequence ATGTCTGCTGCCAAGAATCCCATTTACGTCTGGGTCAACGAAGAACGCTACGATCAATTGCAGAAGGCCGGACTGGCTCACCATACGGAAGAACGCTTGGCCGGTCTGAAGGTCCTGGTGGTCTACGCCACGGATGAAGAAGCCAAGGTCCTGGTGGACAAGTACGGAGCAAAGCACGACACATCCACCACCGGAAGCATCGAGCTGCTCCCGGCCAAAGTGAAGAACAAGCTGTTCGACAAAGTGGTTGAAAAGCAAAGCCTGGAAGTGGTCACCGACGCATTGAAGGAACTGCAGTAA
- the sat gene encoding sulfate adenylyltransferase, which produces MAEIGHGGKEIKERILQPAEAQDKIKGLTEIPLRRQLANEVIGISYGFFSPLEGFMNKADVDAVVNKMTLADGTIWPIPILFDLPDKEVADYGVAPGKSVVLTYQGNPMALFEIDEVFEYDKQAMCKSIFGTDEAKHPGCKRIYETSDKFVGGKITLVKEPTINEPFGPYFLPPLKMRQVFKEKGWSRTVAHQTRNVPHTGHEWLMKGAFFQTYADLPIEKPEVGVVVNAIIGEKRVKDYIDEAIILCQDELEKSGYFGPHNHLTTLTFWDMRYAGPKEAIFHAILRTNLGITHHMYGRDHAGVGDYYGAYEAHHLLDSVRDKLDITPVYSMNWLYCPVCAEITSEGLCNHKDKQQKFSGTLIRSIVTDGVKPPRLIIRPEVFDRIMECAEKYGQGSPFVTEEYLEKRTPVFNIEPL; this is translated from the coding sequence ATGGCTGAAATAGGACACGGCGGAAAAGAAATCAAAGAACGTATCTTGCAGCCGGCCGAAGCCCAAGACAAGATCAAGGGCTTAACCGAAATTCCTCTTCGCCGCCAGCTGGCCAATGAGGTGATCGGCATCTCGTATGGCTTTTTCAGCCCTCTGGAAGGGTTCATGAACAAGGCCGATGTTGACGCGGTGGTCAACAAGATGACCCTGGCCGACGGGACCATCTGGCCCATTCCGATCCTCTTTGACCTCCCGGACAAAGAAGTGGCCGATTATGGGGTGGCTCCGGGAAAAAGCGTTGTTTTGACCTACCAGGGCAATCCCATGGCCTTGTTCGAGATCGATGAGGTCTTTGAGTACGACAAGCAAGCCATGTGCAAGTCGATCTTTGGAACCGATGAGGCTAAGCATCCTGGATGCAAACGCATCTACGAGACCTCCGACAAGTTCGTGGGCGGCAAGATCACCCTGGTCAAGGAACCCACAATCAACGAGCCCTTCGGCCCCTATTTCCTTCCTCCGCTCAAGATGCGCCAAGTGTTCAAGGAAAAAGGCTGGAGCCGGACGGTTGCCCATCAGACCAGAAACGTCCCCCACACCGGACACGAATGGCTGATGAAGGGCGCCTTCTTCCAGACCTATGCCGACCTGCCCATCGAAAAGCCGGAAGTCGGAGTGGTGGTCAACGCAATTATTGGAGAAAAACGGGTCAAGGACTATATTGACGAAGCCATCATCCTTTGCCAGGATGAGCTGGAAAAATCAGGGTATTTTGGGCCTCATAACCACCTGACAACCCTTACGTTCTGGGATATGCGCTATGCCGGCCCCAAGGAAGCTATCTTCCACGCTATCCTGCGCACCAACCTGGGCATCACCCATCATATGTACGGTCGGGACCACGCCGGTGTCGGCGATTACTACGGCGCATATGAAGCCCATCACCTCCTGGACAGCGTTCGGGACAAGCTGGACATTACGCCGGTCTATTCCATGAACTGGCTGTACTGCCCGGTCTGCGCCGAGATCACCAGTGAAGGGCTGTGCAACCACAAGGACAAGCAGCAGAAGTTCAGCGGGACCCTGATCCGCAGTATTGTGACCGACGGCGTCAAGCCTCCCCGTCTGATTATCCGTCCCGAGGTCTTCGACCGGATTATGGAGTGCGCGGAAAAATACGGCCAGGGCTCCCCCTTCGTAACTGAGGAATACCTGGAAAAACGCACCCCGGTCTTCAATATCGAACCCCTGTAG